The following is a genomic window from Drosophila busckii strain San Diego stock center, stock number 13000-0081.31 chromosome 2L, ASM1175060v1, whole genome shotgun sequence.
TCAACGCCACTGTTAGTGCTAGTGGCATTTTACGAGCtgcataaaaacttttgcgctaatagcagaaataaatttttcaatagcAAAACTCTGACTAGTTTTTGGAAAggatataaaattattagcgCAGTTGATGCAAAACTTGGCGTATTAGGAATAATTTTACTTgaaaacaaaggcaaacaaatttgcacgTATGCACGTATGAAAGTCAAAGTAAAGTTcaagttattaaatttgttttataaatcaaaattttaattgatctTACTTTACTCGTGAGAGTAGCAAGCTAAGACCTGAAGGCTTGAGATCACAATGCtctaaattaataatgcagattatataaaaaaaaggactTCAATGCAGTCGTAAGCTTGTAaaccatttattttattgttatatttaattgatgcATAATGTTCTATAGGTAGCAATTGTATGGATTATCAATTAAAGCAGTagaatgcaattgaaattcacttaaatttgttattgattaaatattgaacctatttaattaatgaaaactcagttttgataattaatttatattaaaatgctgCTTTTAAAGCTCATTTGAAGAATATGTCCTCAACTTATGTTCTTGCTGCTTTCTGAGCTTAAAGCATCAACTGCTTGGCAGATTCTCTTGTAATTTGTTGCACTCTTCAGTACATATATGTAGAAGCATATAGTAGAGTAGCTGGTTCGCATTTAAACATAGCAAACATTATTTAGACAACTTTAAGTATGCGCTACAGTAAGTTGGCAGGTCACATAACGAATCCTGTGTGCCTTTGTGCAAACTGCTTAAGtctcaacatttgtttttttttttttctctctctcggcTCTCGGCGCATTTGCCCACAAAACATATTTCCGTTTCATTTactggccaaaaaaaaaaggagtgAACATTGTAGGGCAaaatgccacacacagcaagagcaagagcaagagcaacaacaacaaccacaaactGCTGATGGCCAAAACACAACTCCATAAAGAGGCGAAACCTCTAAGTAAAAATTGCTTGTAACCTATTTGGCAGCAATTTCAGAGTTTCATCGAATGCTCAGAAATTTGCTCGACCACAAAAATTTCACCAACGCCAAAAACTTTCCTTGGCGTTTTCTTTTGCATTCCCTCTGTCAGAACGTTTGCATGTTGTCCCCAAAAAAcaaccaaagcaacaacaacagaacaacagcgacagcaaatacaaatacaaaaaattaaaccaaaaaaTGCAGGCAAAGCACCAGGCACGAACTACTTTATTTTGCAGTTTGGCGCAGAGTAGGAAAACCCACAAGCCAAGAGGCCTTTTGCCTGGGAAGTTTGTTTTGGCACTGGAGCAGACCAAATCCGGCTGGCTATCCCTGTCGCGCACCATTCCCCATTCCCAATCCCATTTCAGTTGCCAGTTGGTTGACAAGATAAACAGCATTTTAGGCAAAGGTCTTGCTGTGAGCTTAgagtttctctctctctctctctttctctcagttgcagctgcaactccaCACTCTGTCTATTTGGCTTTGGCGCGATAACTGCGCTGTATGCTCAGCTTTTTATGCtctcaattgtttttttttttttccggtttttgtatatagtatatatcgCATATCGCATGGCCTGTTCTATATTTGTGTGCACTGACCGCATTTCTTTGCCCTGCAGCCCACTTTAAGCCATTTTACAAACCATAAAAATGGATTGAAAGTACATTGATTATGAGACTTCGGCTGGCATAAAGTTCAATGAGTTTGTAGAACAAGCCCAAAACTTGGCAtctacatttaaatataaagaaatacgATTTGCTAGCAGGCAAGCATGTAACATATATAAGCAGATAAAAGATCAAGCGTTGCATAAATCACAAATGCAAGTAAATTCGTTATCGCTCTGTTCTTTCAAGCATGgatattgaataaataaattaaacaataaatttcaatatgaGAATAAAGTTTTCAAACTTTGAAAAGGGTTGAAAAGGGCTGCAGAGAACTTGTAACTGACATAATAAGAAGAATCATGTGGAGAGTGAAAGTtcgcaaatttaatgcaaattatagtTATGTATAAAATGAATGACTAAATTCAACTAATAAGAAAATCAATATATGCAATCATTATCATTGTAtgtatatcaaatttatttaaaattaattttacttacACTTGTTATTTTAACGAGCTCATAAAATAAACGACATGTAATCTAAGCAATCAATCTTCTCTGCTTTTGATTGTAGGCAGCCCAGAATAgatttcaattcatttaaaattataattatctcattaaattttcaacacatttggcaattttcaataattttgataaatttgcaCAATCTAATGAGTTTTCTTGTATGACCTTTCATTGTCTGCTGAAAATGGCTTTTCCTGGTATTTGCAGCTGCTACAGAGAAAACCGTGAACCGAGAGCCGAGTCTACAACCCAAGGCGTGTAATAAATAACTTTGAAATGACCGCAACCGTTCATTAATACGTACATACTAAGAATACGAGGCAGAGGGCGCAAGTTTTAGACAAGTCAACATTCGAGCACTGCTGGGTATTGGGGCAAGTGTTAatagctcataaatatttgagaatGTTTAGCTACCAAGCTTGAGCGCTTGTCTTGCCAATCCCAGTTAACCCTTTTAggctgcccacacacacacacacatacaaacgaaCATAAATGGCGACGACATCCCTTAAGTGTGAcataatatcaaaaatattttgtgcaaagTTTATCACAAAAGGAGCCGAGCAGGACATGTGCTTGCCTTGCAtgccatttaattttgcaaaatgtttgtttgatgTCCTTAATAGGCTTAGAGACAGTCGCAGGCACTTtggctctctcgctcgctcgctaccttgagctaaaaattataaaatattcaaaactttGGCGGCTGCCCAAGTTCTGGGCGCAAGCAGGCAAGCAACCAAGGCAAGTCAAACACAAGTTGcacatttttacatatttcacTCTGATaatgcttctgcttctgctgctgctgctgctctggacCACAAGCTGCCACAGACAATGTCTTAGTTGCTAGGCGGCGAGTGTGGCACAGTTTACAATTGCAGACATTGTCGTGGCTGCTGTTTGAATTGCATGCACCttaatgttgcatgccacggCGCCTGTTTGAAAATGTCAGCGTCATTGCAAAACTTTGCACATTGAGCTTGTCTAAAAGTTTGCCTATTCATTAACCCAAATACGTGGCATACATAAAGTGTGAGAGACTAGGTTCAAGAACGCCAGTCCACGATTAAGTTTCAGCagctaatttgcatatttgagtgaaatacacacacacacaaacacagagagagacacacacatatgcatgctAGCAAACTGTTGTTATGACTTTCGCttttcttttgcaatttttcttgGCCAGACTAATGTCATTTTTCTTGGCCAGACTAATgtcatatatgtgtgtgtgtgtgtacacaagTAATCATTGTCAGATTTAAGTTGTGCAAGTGCTTAAGCCGCTTGCTCTCAGCTTAGAGCTCTAAAATGAAGGATGACAGGCATAAGTAGCAACTGGCTAATATCTTAAGTTAAAGCTGCATACAAAACGAACtacagaaaatatatataaagttattttCAACTGGCATATCAGCAAGCACGCCCAATAGAACgaaattttgaaatgcattacattacattataaaaagaatttctaaaatatatgaaaataaaataaaatgtacaaagACCAGCACATCTCAAATACAATAAACTTctctttataaaatattataatacagattatattcaaattgattttacgctacaaattcattatttttgaattttctaGTTCATATTTGCgtcaaacaaattaaatttgttaaattatactctttaatatttgaaataatgcaaacaaagtaataaataaataaattattaacaaatggATAAAGATTTGTTCAGACCGTTAATATTGAGCTCGTGTTGAATATCTATGTATAAGTAAGTTGATTAAACACACAAAGTACAAAGTGCTAAAGATCATTGACTTGAATGCTTATcaaaataagcagcaatgtATTTAAGccttttacatttgtttaaaagcaacttgattttgtttaacttgcaattccaattcaaatgaaattaattcagTATGAAGActttgcattatttgttttcagttttgatgctgctgctatataCGCGATGTTATTCGGCTGCTGCAAGTGTAATAAGTCTTGagtaaatcattttaaatattataagcaaGTTGATGATCTCATTTCAGCAATGCTTGCTTGACGAATCTGCGGGGGATTGCAGCAAATACTGTTATAAAGTCGTTCATCACTTGCTGCAGTATTTTCATGTTGCCAGTGCAAAACAGAATCAGTTTGAGACTCTACAAACCAAGATTCATGAGCAAGATGCACTCTATACGAAAAACCTTGAAGCTGGAGTTGAGTTGCAACAGGCAACTCATAGGAAAAATGAACAACTTGAAGCTAAGATTCATGAACTGCAACTTATTATCAAAACACTTAAAGAACAACAAACTGCTCTAGAGCAAAACGATGCAGTTAACAACTCTTTGATGAAAGAGAAGGATAAACGCATCGCCGAACTAAAGCAAAACGATGAAGCTAAGAACTCTGTAATAAGTGCAAAGGACAAGCTCATTGACGTCTTAAAGCAAAACGATGCAGTTAAGGATAAGCGCAATGGCGACTTAACACAGCAGATACTCAACTCAGTCGATGTCAGACAACTAAataagctatttaaatatgttgatCGAGCTGAGGCAACCAGTTGTCTGCCTTTTGATAATTCTAATGACATTCAAACGATAAGAGTACCTGGCATTGAGTCCTTTCGAGTTCCCTGTGATTCAACATTTGCTGGCAGCGGTTGGACCGTTGTGCAACGTCGTCAAGATGGCTCAGTGAACTTCAAACGAAACTGGGATCAGTATAAGAACGGCTTTGGCGACTTGCGAAATGAATTTTGGCTAGGACTTGAAAAGGTGCATCTTATGACCAAGTTTCAATCACACGAGCTGTTCGTACAGCTGGAGGATTTTAATCATGAAACACGCTATGCACGCTAtagcaatttttcaattgcaagcgAGTCACGATCTTACGAACTGTTAACTGTGGGTGCATACAGTGGGAATGCGGGAAACGCACTCGATACCAACTCTCAATATGACCATAAGAATATGAAATTCGCAACTCCTGATCGTGATAACCAGTATAAATGTGCTGGAACATACGATAGTGGTTGGTGGTTTAGTAAATGTTCTATGTGGCAAGTATAAATAACGTAAggaaaattctaaaataaaactaatgttTATATCTTTAGTGATCTTAATGGAGTATATGCTCGCACCAAAACTGATGAAGAGAGAACAGCATTTAAATGGGAGAGTTGGCATAATAAACCACTGAGATTCGTGCAAATGATGATAAGAcccaataacaaaaattgaaaaaatcaaatgtaaattgaatttaaataattagtaactttttttttaataaaatctttGTGGCAGAGTATACAATAAATACTTATTATAAGCTGGCTTTTAGTATGAAATTTTGATTCtgaattacgtatacgcccaCTTGCTTTTTCCAGAGCGTTGACCTAATATTTGCTCACTTTATTACTTAACGCCAATATtatagaattaaaatatttattattttaagggTCTTCAAACTATTCGCAGCTCTTGACATTGAAAGTGACAATACATTTCAAAAtcgaatttaatttgagtttttCAATTCGATGCTATTGTTTTGTAATTTCCAACATTAAGTTGAAAATTTAGTTATTTGGAAAaggtatataaatttaaatttatgctatagTTGAGACACGTGATAACGTGTGTTGATAACATTAATTCTTCAAAATTTAGCTTCAGTCTCTTTTAAAGCTTTCTCTTGAAAAGTTCGTTTTATTAATTCAGCATGAAGACTTTGCATTATTTGTTatcagttttgttgttgctgctatataTTCGATGCCATTCGGCAACTGAAAGTGTAATAGGTcttgtgtaaataatttttttataaacaagtgTATGATCTCATTTCAGCAATGCTTGCTGTCAGTTGAATCTGATGGGGATTGCACCAGATACTGTTATAAAGTCGTTCAGCAGTTGCTACAGTATTTTCGCGTTTCTAGTGCAAAACTGGATCAGTTTGAGACTCTACAGGCCAAGATTCATGAGCAAGaactttatattaaaaagcTAGAAGCTACACCTAAAGTGCAAGAGGAAACCTTGGAAAAAATTCAAGAGCTTCAAACTAAAATAGATGAACAGCAAATTCTTACCAAAACTGTACAAACCAAGCTTGACGAACAACAAGCAGCTCTAAAGCAAAATGTGAAGAATtctataataaatgaaaaggaTAATCTTATTGCCGATTTAAAGCAACAGATACTCGACTCAGTCGATGTCAGACAACTGACTAAGgtatttaaatatgtagatCGAGCAGAAGCGACTAGTTGTCTCCCTTTTGATAATTCTAATGACATTCAAACGATAAGAGTACCTGGCATTGAGTCCTTTCGAGTTCCCTGTGATTCAACATTTGCTGGCAGCGGTTGGACCGTTGTTCAACGTCGTCAAGACGGCTCAGTGGATTTCAATCGAACCTGGGATGAGTATAAGAACGGCTTTGGAGACTTGCGCGGTGAATTTTGGCTCGGACTCGAAAAATTGCATCTCATGACAAAATTTCAATCACACGAGCTCTACATACAGCTGGAGGATTTTAATCATGAAAAGCGCTATGCACGCTATAGCAATTTCTCAATTGCAAGCGAGTCACGATTCTTCGAATTATTAACCGTTGGTGCATACCGGGGCAATGCTGGAAACGCACTCGATTACTGGCCAAAAAACAAGGGATTAAGGGCCATTGTTAATATTGAGATTTGCAACTGCCGATCGTGAGGACCAGTATAAATGTGCTGGAGCATACATGAATGGTTGGTGGTTTAGTAGATGTTCTATGTGGCAAGTATAAATAACGTAAATCAAATTCTACAATCGATCTAATGTTTATATCTTTAGCAATCTGAATGAAGTATATGTTGAGACCCATGAGTTTCGGATAAAATCTTCCAAGTGGGAGACCTGGCATCTTAAGCCActgaaatttatacaaatgatGATAAGACCCAATAACTTATAaaaacatacaacaacaattttattcaaatgtaCTTGAGAGTGAAAGATTTAAAtcg
Proteins encoded in this region:
- the LOC108595487 gene encoding angiopoietin-2-like, giving the protein MKEKDKRIAELKQNDEAKNSVISAKDKLIDVLKQNDAVKDKRNGDLTQQILNSVDVRQLNKLFKYVDRAEATSCLPFDNSNDIQTIRVPGIESFRVPCDSTFAGSGWTVVQRRQDGSVNFKRNWDQYKNGFGDLRNEFWLGLEKVHLMTKFQSHELFVQLEDFNHETRYARYSNFSIASESRSYELLTQCLLSVESDGDCTRYCYKVVQQLLQYFRVSSAKLDQFETLQAKIHEQELYIKKLEATPKVQEETLEKIQELQTKIDEQQILTKTVQTKLDEQQAALKQNVKNSIINEKDNLIADLKQQILDSVDVRQLTKVFKYVDRAEATSCLPFDNSNDIQTIRVPGIESFRVPCDSTFAGSGWTVVQRRQDGSVDFNRTWDEYKNGFGDLRGEFWLGLEKLHLMTKFQSHELYIQLEDFNHEKRYARYSNFSIASESRFFELLTVGAYRGNAGNALDYWPKNKGLRAIVNIEICNCRS